The Flavobacterium sp. K5-23 genome segment AGCCTGTTTAAGCTTGTTTTTAATCCGTATTGAGTATTTCATATGCTCTTTTATAGAAATTCGCTTAAATTAAACCCTGTAAGGTCAATTTTTATAATTATGTTTTATAGCTATTGTTATATCGATAATTAAAATTTATACCATAAAAAATGTCGCATTTATCAAACTTTTTGAGGATGCTGTCTATTTTTTTATATTTTTGTCATCAATACTTAAAAAAACTAGAAATACACCAAAATGAAAAAAGGATTATTAATTATCGCATTATCTATATCACTTTTCGCTTGTAATAAAACTGCGGAAGTAAAAGAAGTTAAAACCGCTTATGTAGATACTTCTATTTTAATGAAAGAGTATACAGAAGCAAAAGATCTTGAAGCTAAATATAAAGCACAGTCTGAAGAAAAAGGAAGATTGCTTGAAGCAGAAATAAAACGTTTCAAACAAGATGCTGCCAATTTTCAATCTCAAGCACAGGCTAACGGTCAATCTTGGGCACAACAAAGAGGAGCTGAATTACAAAAAAGAGAACAAGAATTGAGTTATGCTCAACAAGCCTTGTCTCAACAATTACAACAAGAAAGTGGAGCCGAAATGGATTCATTAGTAAGTGGAGTAAAGAAATTCATCAAATCTTACGGTAAAGAAAAAGGATATTCTTATATCTATGGAACTGGAGACGCTGCGACTGTTTTGTATGCTGAAGATAAATTTGACATCACAAAAGATATCATTAAAGCATTGAATGACAAGTACAAATCTGCTGCTAAAACTGAAGATAAAAAAGAAGAAAAAGCAGAAGCTAAGAAATAATACTTTCTGTTTCTATTACATCAAAATGCCTTCATCTGAAATTCAGAATTGAAGGCATTTTTTATATAAGATATTGAAAATAATATGGTGTTATTTTCAATATCTTTATCTTTTAATTATACGCCTAATGCAAGAACTCTCTGAAGCAGCTGCTTACACACTGCAATTCATCAATCAAACACAACGTTCTGTTTTTTTAACAGGAAAGGCTGGTACCGGTAAAACAACTCTGTTACGTGAAATTATAGCTACCACCCATAAAAACACGGTAGTTGTTGCGCCTACAGGAATTGCGGCTTTAAATGCTGGTGGAGTTACAATTCACTCCATGTTCCAACTTCCTTTTGGTGGATTTATTCCTTCTTTTAACGTGGAATCCCAATTTACGGAATCGATTAAATTTGAGTCCAAAGACACTTTGCGCAGGCATTTTAAAATGGGAGGTTTAAAGAAAGCGGTGATTCGCAATATGGAACTCCTGATTATAGACGAAGTGAGTATGCTCCGTGCGGATTTATTAGACGCAATGGATTATATGATGCAAACCGTTCGAAAAAAAACAACTCCTTTTGGTGGAGTTCAAGTATTGTATATAGGAGATTTATTACAATTACCTCCCGTTATTCGCGACGAGGAATGGCGAACGTTGCGCAATTATTACAAAGGGAAATTCTTTTTCCATTCCCACGTGGTGCAACAAAATCCGCCTTTGTATATTGAATTATCTAAAATTTTCCGTCAAACGGATGATGCATTTATAGCCGTTTTAAATAATCTGCGTAACAACCAGATTTCGCCCCAGGATATTCAGGTGCTGAACAAGTTTGTAAAACCAGACTTTGATTTAAAAGCCAACAAAGGTTACATTACATTAACCACCCATAATGTCAAAGCCGATGCTATCAATGCCCAGGCTTTGCAAGACCTGAAAGGGGAATTAATAACATATAAGCCTGATGTAGTAGGGGACTTTCCTGAAAAAATATTTCCAGTTGAAGAGCGATTACAACTTAAACTTGGTGCCCAAGTGATGTTTGTAAAAAACGATCTGTCTCCTGAAAAGAATTATTTCAATGGGAAAATGGGGGTTATCCAGTCGCTTTCGTCTCAGGAAATTCTGGTTCATTTTCCTGAAGAAGACAAAACCATCGAAGTGGATAAATACGAATGGCAAAACATTCGCTACAAAGTGGATGAAATGACAAAGGAAATCGAAGAAGAGGTTTTGGGAACTTTCGTCCATTATCCTTTAAAATTGGCCTGGGCCATTACGGTACATAAAAGTCAGGGATTAACTTTTGATAAGGCTGCAATTGATGTGTCGCAAGTTTTTCTTCCGGGACAAGCATATGTGGCGCTTTCCCGTTTACGTTCGTTAGAAGGGCTTATTTTGCTCTCACCGTTGCGTATGAACGGAATTTCTAACGATCAAGATGTGATGGATTATTCGCTGAATAAAGCTTCAGATGAATTATTAAAGAATTCGCTGCATTTCGAAACCAAGAATTTCATCCATAATTACCTGATTAACACCTTCGAATGGGCTGATTTGGCACAGGAATGGCGCAATCACAAGTACAGCTATACTGAAAATTCAGAAAGTTCGGCCAAATCAAAGCACGCACTTTGGGCAACCAAGCAAATGGAGGCTATCGATTCCCTTTTGGATCCATCCAAAAAATTCATCATCCAGCTGAATAAAATATTCGCTTCTGAAACGGTGGATTTAATTCACGTTTCCGAGAGAATACAGGCGGCTTTCTCTTATTTCTTGAAACCAATGGACGAATTGGTTTTTGAACTTATTTGGAAACTGGAAGAAGTAAAGCGCGTCAAAAAAGCAAAAGCATTCCACGATGAGTTAGTGGTGCTCGAAGAATTGCAAACCAAAGCGGTATTGCGATTAATGAAAGCGAAACTTTTAATAGAAACGGTAGTTTCCGGGGAAACCATCTCCAAGGAAAAACTTACTTCCGAAGAAATTAAACAATACAAAACACGCAAAACGGATGCTATTCAAAAACAATTCAAGGAGCTAAATATTACTTTGATTGAGGATGATGCGGCTATTGAGCGTTATACATCCAAGAAAAAATCAGATACAAAAGCGCCCAAAAAATCGACGGTAGAGGAAACCCACGAATTGTGGCTGGCTAAAAATTCGATTCAGGATATCGCCACGATACGAAAACTAACCACACAAACGATTGAAAGTCATCTGGTGAAGTTGATACAGTCTAAAAAAGTAGTCATCAGGGACGTTTTGCCCCAGGATAAAATCGAGGAACTTACGGAAGCTTTCCGTT includes the following:
- a CDS encoding OmpH family outer membrane protein, with amino-acid sequence MKKGLLIIALSISLFACNKTAEVKEVKTAYVDTSILMKEYTEAKDLEAKYKAQSEEKGRLLEAEIKRFKQDAANFQSQAQANGQSWAQQRGAELQKREQELSYAQQALSQQLQQESGAEMDSLVSGVKKFIKSYGKEKGYSYIYGTGDAATVLYAEDKFDITKDIIKALNDKYKSAAKTEDKKEEKAEAKK
- a CDS encoding helix-turn-helix domain-containing protein, which gives rise to MQELSEAAAYTLQFINQTQRSVFLTGKAGTGKTTLLREIIATTHKNTVVVAPTGIAALNAGGVTIHSMFQLPFGGFIPSFNVESQFTESIKFESKDTLRRHFKMGGLKKAVIRNMELLIIDEVSMLRADLLDAMDYMMQTVRKKTTPFGGVQVLYIGDLLQLPPVIRDEEWRTLRNYYKGKFFFHSHVVQQNPPLYIELSKIFRQTDDAFIAVLNNLRNNQISPQDIQVLNKFVKPDFDLKANKGYITLTTHNVKADAINAQALQDLKGELITYKPDVVGDFPEKIFPVEERLQLKLGAQVMFVKNDLSPEKNYFNGKMGVIQSLSSQEILVHFPEEDKTIEVDKYEWQNIRYKVDEMTKEIEEEVLGTFVHYPLKLAWAITVHKSQGLTFDKAAIDVSQVFLPGQAYVALSRLRSLEGLILLSPLRMNGISNDQDVMDYSLNKASDELLKNSLHFETKNFIHNYLINTFEWADLAQEWRNHKYSYTENSESSAKSKHALWATKQMEAIDSLLDPSKKFIIQLNKIFASETVDLIHVSERIQAAFSYFLKPMDELVFELIWKLEEVKRVKKAKAFHDELVVLEELQTKAVLRLMKAKLLIETVVSGETISKEKLTSEEIKQYKTRKTDAIQKQFKELNITLIEDDAAIERYTSKKKSDTKAPKKSTVEETHELWLAKNSIQDIATIRKLTTQTIESHLVKLIQSKKVVIRDVLPQDKIEELTEAFRYHKEESLNGLKEQHGDKFSWDELRMYKASLN